The window TGCTATGTCAAGTTCAAAATACAATACTGCCTGTAAACAATCGCCCCAGCCATGCTTCTAAGGAAACAACTAATATCTAAGCAACGCAATTATCCAGTAACATTTGATCAAACATCTCAAGTGCACCGCCTGTTTTGTGATCCTTAGACAAAACCATCACCTTCCCATAACTGAAATTTTGCATCTGCCAGAAACAGATCGAAAAGGAAGTACATCTTATATACGATTAAAGACCATCATCTATGTGCTATCATTTGAAAAGTAAAAGAGATGATATTCTTCTTGGTGCAAGTCATGCAGCAGAAATTAACGTAGCAGGTCAACTACTGGATGGAAAGTGATGGATCTTTaaagggaaaatgaagaaaaaactTAAGAAATTATATGGGAAAAGTAGTGCCccaaaaatggaaagaaatgaaCATCCTGCCTGTGTTTGAGAAACTTAAAAAACTAATAAGGACCTCCAAGGTTGACAAAAGGACAGATCTGTTTTGGCTGTGTACGTTTGGGGAATGTATTTGTGATTTTGCTGCCAGAGATCATGATGCATAAGAAAGATTAACATTGTAACTGAGACAGGTGAAGTACTCTTCTCTAAAATTCATGTCCGTAGCTTAAGCACTTcttttcataaacaaatttaacagAAGAATGAATCCAAAAATCAAGCTATCTTACGAGTTCAAATGTGAATTAACATCagcaatttttttaaattaatgcaACAGCCTTTCCAACAATGCTACCTTATGTTAAACTATCAATTTCCAAGTCCCATTCCCTGCACAAGAGAAGgtagagggggagagagagagagaggagtttttcttttttttggggggaggcTTTATGCTTTCAATAGCAAGACCCCCCTATACAACATGTTTTGTTTTAATAAGAAGAATCTGCAACTTCCTGTAATTCTGGTAGAGAAGGATTATGCTTTTCGTGAAAATAATAGAGATATCAACAATTTTGACTTCATCAAACTACCTAAGCCAAGCTGTAAAAACGACATTCACCTCATGAAGAAACCTTTGAAGCATATAACCATGAAATAAGTTTgatcaacacacacacacacacacaaaagcaAAGGGAAATAGCAGCAAAGGCTGAACTCATTTCTGAAAAGACTTGGGTCATGGCAGATACCACTAAAAAGAAACCATATACAGCTTCCTAGCAACCCTGTATATCCAAACTCGACTAACTAAATTATCAGGACACTGGCCTTCTTTTAAACCAGAGCCATGTTGTACAGAAGTACGACACCACCATATCGATTCTTATGTTCAAGCACAAGCACTGCAGATTAACCATTAGTGCTGTCAAAGGTTACGCATTAGTCATCAACCCTCCACCTATCAAATCCTACAGTCCTTCTTTGAGGTTGCTAATCCAGAACTATTGCGGCTAACCATacaagaaggaagagaaatgAAATCAGacaaaatccaattaaatttCTGACAGCACGAATTACTACAGCAACGAAACTAAATAGATTTAATCAGCTCCATGACACATTCAAAATCAACACTTGAATGCAATAAAATTAACAGTCACGGCAAAtcaacaataataacaataatcaATTATCAAGTAAGAGTCAGAGAAATTGATACATTAAGAAATGCAATAATATACTGTTCCCATACCTTAGTTTATGCAATTATGGAGTCTTCTTATTTCCCATCAAATCATCCAAGAATCACCCTTAAGAGGAAACTTTAGATGGGTTCCCTACaaattttgagtggaaaattttaatatattaacTAATAGGACAACTTGAATTTGGGATAGCAGATAAGTGGGGCAAAGTtaaaaaaacacaataatacTAATCAATAGCTAAATGAGCAGGGTCACTTACTGAAAGGTAGTCACCGCCGGCTTCCTGACGTCTGCCGAAGGTTCAAGAAAAAAAGTATGATTCTAAGAAGAGCAACGGAGTTCTGGTACGAGGATGGGATAGCTTTCAGGTATTTTCCTGTGTTACGTGAAGTCGCgattttgaattaaaaaaaaaaataaactgggTCATTTTTGTCAGAAGAGTATATGCAACccgaatttttttaaaatgaccGGGTTAATTTTCGCTACCCATTGGAACCGAATTTGCAACTTTGATCATGGTTTCATTGACAGTGAACTCGTTGTCCTTGGTATTACCTCTAATTTCTACGTAACCAAATGTCGAATTAGTGATTTTTTTAATGAGTTAATATTTTTATAGTCCAATATTTTtgctgatttttattttatatttttagtattaaaaagaaattgtccaaaatcactactaaattatgataattttactatttaaaaaattcataaactctgAATGaattattttgacattttcttttttatgttataaatctaaatctaaaataaaatactatCAAAAGTATCCTATTATAGTGTTAAAATTATCATTATatttgtttatcaaatagtaggtatagacatgaaaaatttgacacattttccttataattatactagataatcttataattgtataggaaaataaataaattagaaCTCATTACATAAGGGCATTTTTTGgctattcatttaaaaaattgaccaagcaatattattttaagattttattattaaaactatcaaatcaagagAAGTAgctataatttttcaaatcttaggggaggtttttgaaattatccccaaaTTAAATGGGTATTCATTTGATCACTATGGATGTTGAATTTAAGATCAGATTTCTCTAGCTAGTATGCATTTGAAGTACCGGTTAATGCATCTAAAATTTatctaatatatatacatactaataattattattccTCGACCTATTGTATTTGTATACTTTTCCTATTAAATATTACTTGTCAtccttatatttatttattttttctatttaattatatattttcaaaatatgacacttgaaatatattttaatgagTTATGGATATCAATTAGATAGAACTAATATATAATTGTCGAAATAATGAAATTTGTTATATTCTCACATCTCAATTTATCACTTTTTTCAATTGCTCTAGTAAGAAATGGACAAAATCAGCACCATgtcagtttactcttgggaagCTTTTTTGACATGGGAATAGTTTTCATAAttctaaaattcaaaaaaattttcaaaattttggatatCGATTGAGATTGCAAGTAAGTGAGAAATATATGATAACACATATCACCATCCGTTAAAAttcatcactcaatccaatttttttttaatgccttTTGATTTGTCCACTTTCGTTCATTAGTTCACAAAGGCACGCACTGCGCCAAAAAATTCGACGTGCATTGAGAACAGGAAAACAccaagtgtgtttggattgtaagttatttgaaatatttttactgtagcactttttgtgatgtgatgtatgtgagataaaaaggtaattgggaagatgaAAAGGTgcattggaaattgtaatggtgatgtcagcaaatatatttggccaaataattggctgtccaaacacactAACCATTAAATTCTAAAAGAAGTCTCATAGTGTAAATAATTAAACCATTGAGCCAAAGTTGAGTCGCCACCAAAAAGAGATTAAATCTCTCTTTGAGCTGTAAGTCAGGGGTTCGAACTCCACCTAcagtgaaaaaaatttaaaaagggttcCAGAATACTCATTTACTCTAATCAGatttgtataccccattacatAATCTCTTTAGATTTCCCCATATCTGCCCAGAATGGGAATGGGCTAGGGTTACGAACTTATAATCGGATGATCAAATTAATTACGTGATTATAAGTTCATTCCATATTGGATAGACCTAGGATGGAGGCAGGGCATTTCCCATTTTTGTAGGACCTTCTGTACTAGAAACAATAATGGTATCTCCAATTAGAACCGATCTAGGATGTAAAACATATAAACACATTATTAAAATAGAATAGATTTATTGTCTCTTTAGACTTCCCTTTTCTTGTAAAATAGAATAGATTAAGTTATAGAAATGTTATCAttggataaaaaaaaactagattaaaatttaaaagattTTTTTATATTAAGAAATTCAAAAGACTTTTAAGCAACAATATTTCAAAGATACAAAATGATACAACTTTAACTTGAGGAAGTCGAAGGGTGTAAATTAATCAAGCTACTCGGACTCGTGAATAGCTCGATCAAAGGATTGCTTTAAATTTAACATTGATCGAATTTGAATTAAGTTCGAACTACTTAATAAGGTTATAAAATTGTTCAAGTAGAAAAATCAAAACTCAGAATACTCGTTGAGTCTTATCGAATAGTGTATTtatagtataatttttaaatatttattataaaattatgaaatttattaaaaaatcaagattgcaaaattgattgaatttgatttggtCTCAAACTCGTGTTTAGCTTTGAAAAATTCGACAATCCCGATCTCGAGCTTTAACATTTTGACTCAAATAGTACGCTGTTCGAACTTAACCGGCTTAGATAGCAGCCCCGCCATTGAACTTTTGTTTTGACAATTACTAGTAGACTAGAACTATGCTAACGAAAGTTCATAAACAAAAACAATGGGAAAAGAAATATTATTGGATTCCAACTTGGATACGCAAACTCCTTAGTCCAAACACCAAAGTCTCCAGTTATGTGGTGGCAAGAATCACCGTTAAATTTCCCTTGTACCCTCCATTATCCGCCACGTGTCCCCTTCACAACCCGTATAAATATTCGCAGAATCCCCCCTCAAACCCTCATTCTCGGACCGCATCGGAGCACGCCCCTCATCCTCTCTGTTCCGATTCAAGGAAATAATTACTCCTACCAAAttgagaagagaaaaagaaaaagaaatacgcACACACGCTGTTCCATTGCAAAAACGATACTTGAAACCCTAGATCTCAGCTGTCAAGGTACTTGTAATTTTTCGCAATTTATTGtgatttttagtttgtttaattttttttgataataattgtgattttctcattttgttattattttcgTTGGATTATTCTAGATGGTTTCGGACGCGAGCAAGAAAAGAGACGCGCAGAAGAAGGCGGCGGCGGCAGCTAAGAGAGGAGGTAAGTCAGCTGCAGCATCGTCTAAAGCTGCCAAGGAAGTTGCCGCGGCGGCGGCGGCAGCCACCACAGCGGCGGAGAATGGAAGCGCTGATAGTTTGGCAAATGGAGTTGGGATGCTCCAGATATCGGATCGGACTTGTACCGGCGTGCTTTGTTCTCATCCGCTGTCCAGAGATATTCGGGTTAGTTCTTTTAAAGATCCATTTTTTAATCATGCCATTATATGTGCCATTTCAGTTACAATAAATAGTATTTTACCCCTTGATTTTTCACTATATTTGTTATCTGTTGCAGTTACTAACATAATGCATAGAAGGAATATtgtcttttttttcaaattttcttttgattatgTTCTATCTATGGTTATAAAAAAGAAACGGTTTGTTTTTGGGGGATTATGTTGGTTAGAAAAAGGTAGTATCTTGTCTTTTAACGCAATTCCTAATGGGTTTATATCTTGTTTGCTTTCTGCTTTTTACAAATTCTTTTTGGACTGAAATTAGTTAGGAGACAACCCTTTTCATGTTGTGTGTGTATATTGGACTGCGTTCTTAGTAGTAGTAAAACAAGATGCTGAGTAAGAAAATAAACTGCCCAAGAGTACGTTCTGATTAGACTTAGGAATGTATTGTTTCTATAAGCTAGATGTTTACACACACTGTACGTGATGAAGATTTGGAATGACTCGTTGATCATACCTTCTGAAATTATGTTGATCTTTTTTATTGTTAATCTTGTTTTATTGTTACTAAGAAACCATTGAAAGTGTAACTGGACCCTTGCTGATAAGTGACAATTTCATTTGCAATTTTGGTctgttttggttgcaatgatatACAAAAAGTTTAGGGTTACTAACAAATATTAATCTTGTTTTATTGTTACTAAGAACTACCATTGAAAGTGTAACTGGACAAATGTTACTAAGAAACTGTTGCAATGTTATTGTTACTAACAAATATTAATCTTGTTTTATTGTTACTAAGAAACCATTGAAAGTGTAACTGGACCCTTGCTGATAAGTGACAATTTCATTTGCAATTTTGGTctgttttggttgcaatgatatACAAAAAgtgtagcatttttttttaaaggtgtGTAAGATTATCTTCATTTTACTTGGCAAATTCCATGTCATGTCATGCATTGGCTGGTCTGTTTGTAATCTGAGTCAACATCTGCCTTGTGTAACTGTCTCCCACGTATTGTATGatgacaagaaaaaagaagagttgATTACTTAATAACAGAGAACATTTATTAgaattttctcatttaaattttgttcaagaTTCTGAATTTCACTTATCTAAATGTAGAAGTATGCAATTCTTGTGGTGTCATCTGAAAAGTTTGCTCAAAAGACATTGGTAGTAGAAATTTTCGTTGGTTTCTTATATTAGGACTGTCATGATTAAACTTAAATTCTCCAATTTACCTGATTTCAAAAGGGCAACATCTGCTACGCATAATCGTGTAATTTAGCCTTTTAAAATTGCCAGGTTTGTGATCTGAATACCTTGACCAGAGTGTGGTGGTAATATTAGCACTTTCTGGAATCAGTTAAGTAGACAAAAACAGTGGAGATGAAAGATATGTGTTTCATAAAATATACATATGTAACCTATCATTTGATGTATAATATGTCCAGTTTTAGTGTATTCTGTAATTTGTTATGTAATATGTCAGCATTATTGGGATAATCTGCTTCTAGTTTGTTtccttaatcattttttttcatctGAGAAATCTGTTGTCTGATTTATGACCCTTGGTGAACTGCATGTATCATGTTGATTGAGCAGTCAATCTTTCAAAGCTGTGTGTATGGCACGTGGATATTCTCCATTATAGTTATTAAGCTGCTGTAATGTTGACTAAGAACGGTTTTCCTTGGTTTTTGCAGATTGAATCCTTGTCACTTACATTCCATGGACATGACCTCATAGTTGACTCTGAACTGGAACTAAATTATGGCAGGTCTGTGGCTCTAGATTGATGCAAAATGTTGTTAACCACTATTTTAGTTCCCATTCTAAAATCTTGTATTTTCAGACGTTATGGTTTGCTAGGATTGAATGGCTGTGGGAAATCTACTCTTCTTGCTGCGATAGGGTGTCGTGAACTGCCAATTCCAGATCATATGGATATTTACCACCTCACCAGAGAGATTGAAGCTTCAGACATATCTTCACTTGAGGCTGTCATAAACTGTGATGAGGAGAGATTGAAGTTGGAAAAAGAAGCTGAAGCCTTGGCTGGACAGGACGATGGTGGTGGTGAACAACTTGAGCGTGTTTATGAACGTTTGGAAGCCATGGATGCGGCTACTGCTGAAAAGCGAGCTGCTGAAATCTTGTTTGGACTTGGTTTCACCAAGAAGATGCAGGAAATGAAAACCCGAGACTTTTCTGGTGGCTGGAGAATGAGGATCGCTCTAGCAAGGGCTCTGTTCATGAATCCAACCATACTCTTGCTGGATGAACCCACAAATCATCTCGGTAGGTTCATTATCTGGTTATTGTAAAATAGTTGTTAATAGTGCTTGCCATTGCTATCTACTGTCATGTATGTGGGAGTGGGATGTTTTATTTGAGGAAAAAGGGGGGCAATAATCTCCATATTAATTTATTGATGCTGAAACCATATTTGGTTTTGACTGCCTGTTGTTGGTCTTCTTGTTTTGGCTCATCTTTACATGAGTTTCAGGCATGGTATTTATTTTATCTTTGTAATCATTTCTATCTGCAACAAGACTTTCCTTTTCATGAAGTTGAGCAGAAAAGCTGACAGAACACTGTTAAGAATGCATACTGGCACAAGAATGCAACCCTTGCTTACTGCTTTTCCACTGTCATCTGCTGAAAAAGATAGCATAAATAACCCTGTAGGCTTTCTGTATTTCTAATGTTGTTTCTTTCATCTGTGAATATGGCAATTGCAGATTTAGAGGCTTGTGTTTGGTTAGAGGAAACTCTCAAGAAGTTTGACCGCATATTAGTTGTGGTCTCTCACTCCCAGGATTTTCTGAATGGTGTCTGCACCAACATCATCCATATGCAAGGTAAGAAGTTGAAGCCTTACACTGGTAATTATGATCAGTATGTTCAGACTCGGGCTGAACTTGAGGAGAATCAGATGAAACAATATAAGTGGGAGCAGGAGCAGATAGCTTCAATGAAAGAGTACATAGCTCGCTTTGGACATGGGTCAGCCAAACTAGCTCGTCAGGCACAGAGTAAAGAGAAAACTCTGGCCAAGATGGAGCGAGGTGGCCTGACAGAGAAGGTGGCGAGGGACAAGGTTTTGGTTTTCCGCTTTACTGATGTTGGGAAGCTTCCACCTCCTGTCCTACAGTTTGTTGAAGTTTCTTTTGGCTATACACCTGATAACCTCATCTACAAGAATCTTGATTTTGGGGTTGACCTTGACTCAAGGGTTGCTCTGGTTGGACCCAATGGGGCTGGTAAAAGCACATTGCTTAAGCTGATGACAGGTGATTTGGTTCCCCTTGATGGCATGGTCCGCCGTCACAACCACTTGAGG is drawn from Coffea arabica cultivar ET-39 chromosome 1c, Coffea Arabica ET-39 HiFi, whole genome shotgun sequence and contains these coding sequences:
- the LOC113727364 gene encoding ABC transporter F family member 1, with the protein product MVSDASKKRDAQKKAAAAAKRGGKSAAASSKAAKEVAAAAAAATTAAENGSADSLANGVGMLQISDRTCTGVLCSHPLSRDIRIESLSLTFHGHDLIVDSELELNYGRRYGLLGLNGCGKSTLLAAIGCRELPIPDHMDIYHLTREIEASDISSLEAVINCDEERLKLEKEAEALAGQDDGGGEQLERVYERLEAMDAATAEKRAAEILFGLGFTKKMQEMKTRDFSGGWRMRIALARALFMNPTILLLDEPTNHLDLEACVWLEETLKKFDRILVVVSHSQDFLNGVCTNIIHMQGKKLKPYTGNYDQYVQTRAELEENQMKQYKWEQEQIASMKEYIARFGHGSAKLARQAQSKEKTLAKMERGGLTEKVARDKVLVFRFTDVGKLPPPVLQFVEVSFGYTPDNLIYKNLDFGVDLDSRVALVGPNGAGKSTLLKLMTGDLVPLDGMVRRHNHLRIAQFHQHLAEKLDLEMSALQFMIKEYPGNEEERMRAAIGKFGLSGKAQVMPMKNLSDGQRSRVIFAWLAWRQPHMLLLDEPTNHLDIETIDSLAEALNEWDGGLVLVSHDFRLINQVAQEIWVCADQTVTRWQDDIMSFKEHLRQKAGLSD